One bacterium genomic window carries:
- a CDS encoding biotin transporter BioY, with protein sequence MRPDHTTGGEARGGAWSTRDVVLGGVFAALTAVGAQVETPLPFSPVPVVLSNFFAVLAGLTLGARLGAMSQVAYALAGVAGLPVFAGLRGGGAVLAGPTGGYLVGFVLAAAVAGALRGPLPIGSRRAAWAAAAAAAVIYVPGVPWLAATTGMSAHRAFFVGVLPFLPGDALKTVAAAIVAPSLARVAATRTGRLAL encoded by the coding sequence ATGAGGCCGGATCACACGACGGGAGGGGAAGCGCGCGGCGGCGCGTGGTCCACGCGCGACGTCGTTCTCGGGGGGGTGTTTGCGGCACTGACGGCCGTGGGCGCGCAGGTCGAAACGCCGCTGCCGTTCTCGCCGGTCCCGGTCGTGCTCAGCAACTTCTTCGCGGTGCTCGCGGGCTTGACGCTCGGGGCGCGACTCGGCGCGATGAGCCAGGTCGCCTACGCGCTCGCCGGCGTGGCGGGCCTGCCCGTCTTCGCAGGGCTGCGCGGAGGGGGTGCAGTGCTCGCAGGGCCGACGGGCGGATATCTCGTGGGATTCGTGCTGGCGGCCGCGGTCGCGGGGGCGCTGAGAGGCCCGCTCCCGATCGGGTCACGGCGCGCGGCCTGGGCGGCGGCGGCCGCCGCCGCGGTGATCTACGTGCCCGGCGTTCCCTGGCTCGCTGCGACGACGGGGATGAGCGCGCATCGGGCGTTCTTTGTCGGGGTGCTCCCGTTTCTCCCCGGCGACGCGTTGAAGACGGTGGCGGCTGCGATCGTCGCGCCGTCGCTGGCGCGCGTCGCCGCGACCCGAACCGGCCGGTTGGCGTTGTGA
- a CDS encoding P1 family peptidase: MTAGERGAPRRGITDVAGIAVGHATDLVHLTGCTVVLCEGGAVCGGAALGGAPGTRETDLLRSENRVDRMHAALLSGGSAFGLAAADGVMRYLERRGVGYETPVARVPIVPAAVLFDLGLGSPNVRPDVNMGEDACRAAHGGVVEEGCIGAGTGASVGKLLGAAGAMKSGIGTWSVRAGGGIVVGALVATNAFGDVVDDRTGTIVAGARDPATGRFVDTAARLRAGEDPDRGGRRGGDALEHTTIGVVATDAALTKAQAARLAIAAHTGLARVVRPSHTMVDGDTFFVMGAGDREVDLLVLEAAVADVVAAAVLRSVRAAVTLGGVPGLAG, encoded by the coding sequence GTGACCGCGGGTGAGCGCGGCGCACCGCGTCGCGGGATCACAGACGTCGCCGGGATCGCCGTGGGGCACGCCACGGACCTTGTCCACCTCACGGGGTGCACCGTGGTGCTGTGCGAGGGCGGCGCCGTGTGCGGCGGCGCGGCGCTCGGGGGCGCGCCCGGGACCCGCGAGACCGATCTGCTCCGTTCGGAGAACCGCGTCGATCGGATGCACGCGGCACTGCTCTCGGGCGGCAGCGCGTTCGGACTGGCCGCCGCCGACGGGGTGATGCGATACCTGGAACGCCGCGGCGTCGGGTACGAGACGCCTGTCGCCCGCGTCCCCATCGTGCCGGCCGCCGTGCTCTTCGATCTCGGGCTCGGGAGCCCAAACGTCCGTCCCGATGTGAACATGGGCGAGGATGCGTGCCGCGCCGCACACGGCGGGGTCGTTGAAGAAGGGTGCATCGGTGCGGGGACGGGCGCGTCGGTCGGCAAATTGCTTGGGGCGGCGGGCGCCATGAAGTCCGGGATCGGGACCTGGAGCGTGCGCGCCGGGGGCGGCATCGTGGTGGGCGCGCTCGTGGCGACGAACGCGTTCGGCGACGTCGTGGACGATCGCACCGGGACGATTGTGGCCGGTGCGCGCGATCCGGCGACGGGGCGCTTCGTGGACACCGCGGCACGCCTGCGGGCGGGCGAGGATCCCGACCGAGGCGGGCGGCGGGGCGGCGACGCGCTGGAGCACACCACGATCGGTGTGGTCGCTACGGACGCCGCGCTGACGAAGGCGCAGGCGGCCAGGCTCGCGATCGCCGCGCACACAGGCCTCGCGCGGGTCGTGCGCCCGTCGCACACGATGGTGGACGGAGACACGTTCTTCGTCATGGGCGCCGGAGACCGCGAGGTGGATCTCCTCGTGCTTGAGGCGGCCGTCGCAGATGTGGTCGCCGCGGCGGTGCTGCGGTCGGTCCGCGCCGCGGTGACGCTCGGCGGGGTGCCCGGGCTCGCGGGGTAG